A single region of the Anaerolineales bacterium genome encodes:
- a CDS encoding flavodoxin, producing MLPILIAYASKYGGTAGIAERIGTMLHADGFPVEVRRAEEIEDVAPYSAVIIGSGVYAGQWLKPVTHLLEQHSLILSQKPVWLFSSGPTGEGDASTLMKGYRYPDTMRQTIEAIQPRAIAFFHGVLNLEKLNFAERLIIRTVRAPVGDFRDWASINAWAQGIADALREKLPV from the coding sequence ATGCTACCTATTCTTATTGCTTATGCCAGCAAATATGGGGGGACAGCAGGGATTGCCGAACGGATTGGGACGATGCTCCATGCCGATGGCTTCCCTGTGGAAGTGCGTCGTGCCGAGGAGATCGAGGATGTGGCGCCCTACAGCGCCGTCATTATCGGGAGCGGCGTCTATGCCGGACAGTGGTTAAAGCCAGTGACCCATCTTTTGGAACAACACAGCCTGATTCTTAGCCAAAAACCGGTGTGGTTGTTCTCCAGCGGACCGACGGGCGAGGGCGATGCCTCTACACTGATGAAGGGCTATCGCTACCCAGACACTATGCGGCAAACGATTGAAGCCATTCAGCCCCGCGCCATTGCCTTTTTCCATGGCGTTCTCAATCTGGAGAAACTGAATTTCGCAGAGCGTTTGATCATCCGCACGGTGCGTGCGCCGGTTGGTGATTTTCGGGATTGGGCGTCGATCAATGCTTGGGCGCAAGGGATTGCGGACGCGCTGCGGGAGAAACTGCCCGTCTAG